From the genome of Planctomycetota bacterium:
CCGGCCGCCTACTCGGCCATCATCCGCGGCGCGGCCTGCTACTGCGAAAAGCCCCTCACGCACGGCATCTGGGAGGCCCGCACCCTGGCCGAGGCCACCCGCAAGCACAAGGTCCCCACTCAGATGGGCAACCAGGGCCACGCCAACGAGGGCAACCGACGCGTGGTCGAGTGGATCCGCGCCGGCGTCATCGGCGACGTCAAGGAGGTCCACACCTGGACGAACCGGGCCGGCTCGGTCTGGCCGCAGGGCAAACTCGGGCCCTTCAAGGAAGGCCCGGTGCCCGAGAACCTCAACTGGGACGCCTGGCTCGGCGTCGCCCCCGAGAAGAAGTTCTTTGTGAACGAGAAGGGCGAGAGCCCGGTCGCCCCGTGGAAGTGGCGCGGCTGGTTCGATTATGGCTGCGGCGCCGTGGGCGACATGGGCTGCCACACCTGGGACTGCGTGTGGTGGTCGCTGGACCCGCGGGCTCCGCTGTCGGCCGAGCCCATCAGGGTGGTGGACCTGGGGACCGACACGTTCCCGAGGCAGATGCTCGTGAAGTGGGAATTCGGCCCCAGCGCCGCCGACTCGCCGTTCAAGCGGCCCGGCTTCACCGCGTACTGGTACGAATCGGGCCTGAAGCCCGAGGTGCCCGATGAGATCAAGAATGACGACGCCTTGGCGGCCGACAAGCGCCAACTGCCCGGCACCGGCAGCCTGTTCATCGGCACCAAGGGCAAACTCGTTGTGGAAGGCGACTACGGCGACCGGCTGCACCTCATCCCGACCGCCAGGATGAACGAGTTCAAGAGCGGCCAGATGAAGACCATCGAGCGCATCCCCAACTCCATCGGACACCGCGAGGAACTGCTTGTCGCCTGCCGCGGCCAACAACCGTGGGACTATCCGAAGTCCAACTTTACCTACGCCGGCCCGCTGGTCGAGGCCATGAACCTGGCCAACGTGGCTGTCCGCGTCCCCGCCGGGACGCCGCGCAAACCCAAACGCCTCTACCGCCGACGCGCCGAACTCATGGAATCCTTGGTGCGCGAATACTTCGCCCACAACAAGTGAGTGATTGAGGTGCGCGAGCAGTGTGCCGCTTCGCCGTTCGCCGATGGGGTGAGGGGTCCCGCCAGGCGCCTACAGCAACCGCACGAACTCCTCGCGCGCGAGGCCCGCCTGCTCGAGAATCGCCCGCAGCGTCCCGTGAGGAATGTCCTTGCCCTGCGGCACGATGACGAGTCGCGGGCGCCCCGACGAATCCATGCGATAGAAGGCGCGGTGACTTCCTTTGCCTCGGTCCGGCGCCTCCACGAACCCCGCCCGGCGAAGGGCTTGGACGACCTGACGTGACGACAGCGAGGGAAGTTTGACCATGGCTTTAGACAGCCACTTCCAGAGGAGTCGTGTAGCGCTCCTTCATCTCCAGCGACGGCCGGATCTCATTCAGAATGCCCAGTTTCCGCGCATTCGCGATCCAGAGTTCCACAGCCTCTTGAAGCGCTTCGCGCGCGGCCGCCGGCGTCTTGCCGTAAGAAGCCACTCCGATCTCCGGGCACCGAGAGACGAACTGTTTCCCCTCGCGCCAAATAACCGCCGTCAGATGCAATACCTTGGCCATGACACACACCTCCTTCGTGTGTATCATACTCGGTGACCTCCGGAGAGCAAGCCCTAATCGGGCGATCGCGCCCGCGCCCCTCGCCTTGACGCACCCCGCTTCCACGCCTACCATGGTCCGAGGAAAGGGCAGGGCGGCTTGCGCGCACTCATCGCCATCCCGGTCTATAACGAGGAAAAGCACCTCGAGCGGGTCCTCGCCGAGGTCGTCAAGTATTCGCCCGAGGTCCTCGCCGTCAACGACGGCTCCACGGACCGTAGCGCCGAGATCCTCGACGCACACCCCTTCGTCGAGGTCCACCACCACGAGACGAACGAGGGCTACGGCCAGAGCCTCCTCGACGCCTTTCACATCGCCGCCTGCCGAAACTTCGATTGGATCGTCACCCTCGACGCCGACGAGCAGCACGACCCCGCCGCCATCCGCGTCTTCCTCGACGAGGCCGCGCGCGGCCAGGCCGACGTTCTCTCCG
Proteins encoded in this window:
- a CDS encoding type II toxin-antitoxin system HicB family antitoxin, with protein sequence MAKVLHLTAVIWREGKQFVSRCPEIGVASYGKTPAAAREALQEAVELWIANARKLGILNEIRPSLEMKERYTTPLEVAV
- a CDS encoding type II toxin-antitoxin system HicA family toxin, with translation MVKLPSLSSRQVVQALRRAGFVEAPDRGKGSHRAFYRMDSSGRPRLVIVPQGKDIPHGTLRAILEQAGLAREEFVRLL